Genomic DNA from Cucumis melo cultivar AY chromosome 10, USDA_Cmelo_AY_1.0, whole genome shotgun sequence:
CTATCTATaacaattttctttatttttaatagtAGTAGGATAATTACATTATAACAACAAGTGTATTAGCGATAAaggaaaattaatattttattatattcataaataaatgtatttattttttatatttaaaaatatattcaattgttataccatttttaaattttctattgtAAAAAACAATAAACTAAAAAGAATGAGTACATAAATTAATTAGACACTCATTATATATGACTAAAAATTAGAAAGATCAAGTCATTCCCAGACTAGAATTATGACATTTCATtttgattattttcttttttatgataGTGATTAGATTGTTAATTAGAAATTTTGAACTACTTCGTCTAAGTAAATTTTATAGATTTTGAAATTGTtacttttattaaaatttaaggaCGAGTAATTATGCTCAAATTAACGACGAATGATGTATCGTCGatagttaaaaaataaaataataataataatacaattataatggataacaattttaggtataataattaagtatatacataacaacattttaaaaagctTTGCAAAGATAGTAAAATTTATCTTATCGCTGATAGACTTTTATGATttaatagtgatagactaataATTGCGACAAATGTTCTATCAATCGTCGATAaactttgacaaattttgctatatttacaattttttaaaaatattgttgctatatacttaattattttgaatttaattactatatttacaactttttcgataataataatattgttattaAAATGAATATTAGAAGTTTCTTTTGCATAATATTATTCTAGAGACAAGCAAAGGAATACATTAATCCCACACCATAGTGTTTTGATTTGAAACAAAATTGAATGTATTAACATCAACATATATTATTAGACAAATATAATACTAAAAGAATATTATCAAAATTTGTAGCAATGTCTCACTAGAGAATGAGACAAATATACAAATGGTTTTTATTAGtcaaaataaattttaggaaaaaaattcataaaaaaatttcaaaactaagCTTAATTATAACTTACACATTGAAGAAGCAAAGTTTTAATTAAAAGCTTGAAATTTTTCgagattaaataataatattattattaattttaaaataacaaatggTTATAGATTATATCAAAcatgatttaaaattttaatgcatCAAAAATTAGATTTATAGGTTTAGTTACTAATTCATcatctaacttttaaattaaagtAGCAAATTATATACGTTAGTCAAACTAGTTTTATTAGTTGGTATATATACGAGGAGAAAAATTCATCTAATATGTCATATAGTTCTTCTCCCTcgaaagaagaaagaataatattttaatatacGTTCTCGACACATAGGTTATTAAATATGTAATTAtaatatgtagcaatatttagaataattattaagtatgtagcaatattttaaaaaaattgcaaaaatagcaaaatctatcagtgatacacttctatcgttgatagactcttatggtttatcagtgatagaccaacatttgctacatggtctatcgatGATATACTCCTAtaattgatagattttgacatattttgctatatttgcaatttttttaaaatgttgctacatacttaattattttgaatataattgctacatttgcaactatctctTATTAAATCTTATTATTAGAAAAGCATAATAGAAGACAAAAGATTTTGAGAATGGATGAAGAATAAAATTGGTTAGGGGAAGATTCAAATAACATATTAGAAGCAAATAGGATTGAGAATCTaagaaagaggaagatgaattagtatccactatatatatatatatatatatatatatatatatatatatatatatatatatatatatataatttgggacagaatatgaataaatattaaaaaagagtttattgaaataataatctctctctttcattctccACATATTATTGCTCATGATTCCCAACATTATTCATTGTAACAAATTTCTtattcctatatatatatatataaatgctTTTCCTTcaacttttcaaaaaaataaaataaaaaattatttctcctttcttattttccacACATAGTAAATAATTAAAACTCTTATGTCATCAATTCAttaaagaataagaataaattaaaGAGATGGAAGATTATCTAAAAAGCAAAATTCTCTTAAACATATGGTTTTATATattaagggttttttttctttttcctttttgtataattttgtattttcaataattaattaattaattaagcttTTCATTGGACaaagaatttgaagaaaaaatcaaaataattagtAATGGAAAAAACTTCCCTAGTAAagtatatattatttgatttacatgctcaaaattaaaattttttataaaatttttagtAACACAAAATTTAATTCTGAGAATTGTGTTTTCAcaccaaaataataaaaaaggaaagaaactcTCAAAAGTCATATAACTATGAAGCAGATAAAAAGGATTCAAAACATAAacttcctaaaataaaattgttaaataTTTGTAAGTAATTTGATCTAATTATGTGAAGAaagttgatatatatatatatatatatatatatatatatcataattcATAATATAACATAAAGAGAAAGGATTGAGCAGAAAGCAGATTCCCTCAAGAGCTGTTATAAATATGAGTTGAGGCTTCCACACTTTTCactaaggaaaaaaaaattcacacaAAGCATTTCATCTCTctcctctttctctctctctctactttTTCCTAGAAAATCACTTCAAATTTCTCTTCATATATTTTCCCAAGAGAATGGGAAAGCTTATTAGCTTTTTCAACTGCTGCAATGGCTTTCTTGAGAATTCAAAACCCTATTTTGCTATGATATCTTTACAATTTGGATATGCTGGCATGAACATCATTTCTAAAGTCTCTCTTAGTAGAGGGATGAGTCATTACGTCCTCGTCGTTTATCGACATGCTTTTGCTACCGCTTCTATTGCCCCCTTTGTTCTCTTCTTCGAACGGTAATTTTCGACCGTCTCGAACCTCTTTTTTACTtaagtttgtttttaaaaattgttttgaGAAATTAAAGAGAGAAAATAAGTTTGAAGTTTTATTTGTCAAGaatattatatttgttaaaaataGTATTAATATTcttaacaaactatttacactttatagaataaaaccactaaaagataaaaaatttcataattattttttatatgaaGTATAAGTATTTtatcaaatgttttatttttgataattttttttaattattaaaaattaaaacggGTTAAAAATAAACCCTTTGGTTATTAAGTGTATCACTTGTAATGACTCTTTTGACTTTAATTTTTCAGGAGAGGACAGCCAAGGATGACATTCAAAGTTTTCATACAAATATTTGTGTTGGCTTTGCTTGGGTGAGTCAATTTTTATTTACTCCAATATATCCTCGTAAAGGTTATTCCCCTACATATTGAGATTCCTATAGAATCTTGTACAAATATTAgaaaatcaaaaatcaaaaaccttttctttatatgtatatatttaataaataacgATGTCAgtggatataatatattaaatttacatTTCACCTTCCATCGATGATTTAGTATGGTATTAGAGGCAGTTTAAACACGCAGTattatttcttcttcaattaATATTGAATTTCACCTTGATGAGTATATTCTACATGTTTTAAATAACCTACAAGTAAGGAGAGTgtcaaataatataaatattaaatttatttccATTTAGAGGTTAAAACTTTTGGGTCAATCGATGATTcaatagtaaataataatatttatatattatttactaAACAGACTAGAACGGTTATCAAACAGATCATGTCGAGAAAAACACTGTACTTTTATAactaagtttttgttttttcccgCTTTTTGCAGCCCTGTGATTGATCAAAATTTCTACTACGCTGGACTAAAATATACTTCGCCAACTTTCTCTTGTGCCATGAGCAACATGCTGCCTGCAATGACATTTGTGATGGCTGTGATCTTTAGGTATTTACGATaagtgtgtgtgtatatatatatatatatcaattattagaaaaaaaaaccctaaattataataaatattcttttttctgttttgttatTTGGTAATTAAAGGATGGAAAAAttggaaatgaagaaattgagATGCCAAGCAAAAGTATTGGGAACATTAGTGACAGTGGGTGGAGCAATGCTAATGACTTTATACAAAGGTCCACCTCTTCAAATGCCTTGGTCTAAGAATTCTCATCTCACAAATTCTAGTGAATCCTCCAACAACAAAGATTGGTTCAAAGGCTCCATTTTCCTCATCATTGCCACTCTTGCTTGGGCTTCTCTCTTTGTCTTgcaggtatatatatatatatattttttttaaaaaaaaaggatatgGTGCCTGGCTCGAGTTGTAATCATAGTGCATGTTTGGTAAaatcaattttttgttttagtttaagTGATTTTAACTGCCTTCAAAATCACTTTCTAACTGTGCAGAATCAGGTGTTGAAGACATACAAAAACCATCAATTTACTCTCACTACTCTTGTGTGTTTTATGGGAACTATACAAGCTATAGCTGTGACTTTAGTAGCTGAACACAAAGCTTCTGTTTGGAGAATTGGTTGGGATATGAATCTTCTTGCTGCTGCCTATGCTgtaaatctctctctctctctctctatctatctctctTTAACAGCGATAAAAATACACCTTACTGATATATACCGAACATGTGTGGGTGGTTTTTGATTTTGTAGGGAATTGTGACATCAAGTATATCATACTATGTACAAGGATTGGTGATGAAAAAGAGAGGACCTGTGTTTGCAACTGCATTTAGCCCTTTGATGATGATAATTGTTGCCATCATGGGCTCTTTCATCCTTGCTGAAAAGATTTTTCTTGGAGggtaattaattaatcatttatcatcttcttttttttttttttatcttttttcttttcattacaATTAATATTCCCTTTTTTTTAGTGTATTTAAGGAATATCTTTTTAGTAAtatcctaaaaagaaaaaaaaaatactataataataTAGCTAAAAAC
This window encodes:
- the LOC103488823 gene encoding WAT1-related protein At5g07050 → MGKLISFFNCCNGFLENSKPYFAMISLQFGYAGMNIISKVSLSRGMSHYVLVVYRHAFATASIAPFVLFFERRGQPRMTFKVFIQIFVLALLGPVIDQNFYYAGLKYTSPTFSCAMSNMLPAMTFVMAVIFRMEKLEMKKLRCQAKVLGTLVTVGGAMLMTLYKGPPLQMPWSKNSHLTNSSESSNNKDWFKGSIFLIIATLAWASLFVLQNQVLKTYKNHQFTLTTLVCFMGTIQAIAVTLVAEHKASVWRIGWDMNLLAAAYAGIVTSSISYYVQGLVMKKRGPVFATAFSPLMMIIVAIMGSFILAEKIFLGGIIGSILIVFGLYSVLWGKHKENLESKSGSDHDNEIPEVIKASNNSQPNISNNNSIFISMPTPETPTKPNQIP